From the bacterium genome, one window contains:
- a CDS encoding FHIPEP family type III secretion protein, with protein sequence MPAPIGARKILKEKINAVSFSADPTLPLLLLGAVITLFLLLLVPLPRFVIDLLIVANITFTLASALTALLAREVKMLFLFPTIVLVATLFRLAITVSSTRLILLYGDQGLGVAGDVIRVLGTSVVREDFLVGITMFAIIAIANALVIARGAARVAEVQARFVLDALPGKQLAIDADLRSGLISKEDASRRRQALNQESQFYGSMDGSMRFVQGDAIATLVITLLNAFGGMLLGMQRGLKFDEALSSFGILAVGEGLVNILPALLMTISTGFVVTKISDQEDLVREGSAEQHVFKVFDNRSLQISGFAAVIFGLLPGVPLVPFFIVGLTLLFMSFRAERGSRSAQQYGTNSMLIVPPATTKLLGTEEQGVLALPQLALIGLKLATPFAQTIDLDRLRSDWSETRLRVAHELGLNLPEVVVEIVNQTQTDYQIAVREVVADRGILPKQAHFVVAPLRLADSLALEIVPGPGTFNLPQLGFWTRTGADACQRSGAKVLASEGFLAEQIAAVSLNYIDELLTLDYVQKNIEQEKLRSPKMIEELFLNSTVKIAEVTEVLRALVKERVSIRDLGQILEAFTEFATRHDRQELGSEYLFAVVEFIRKRCARSIVSPLVSQDATLRAFVLAPEVEAEFRSAKLPGESLPALDPSAALKLRRIADELFGPPLQSGALPLVIITAPDIRRPVYEFFRSQFPGSDTFSAVSEDEISSSNRLEIIGSLSIGDEL encoded by the coding sequence ATGCCTGCCCCAATCGGAGCTCGAAAGATCTTAAAAGAAAAAATTAATGCTGTCAGTTTTAGTGCTGACCCAACGCTGCCGCTCTTGCTACTAGGAGCGGTGATTACTTTATTTTTACTTTTACTCGTGCCGCTGCCGCGTTTCGTAATTGATCTATTAATTGTTGCCAATATTACTTTTACGCTCGCCAGTGCCTTGACTGCGCTGCTTGCTCGAGAAGTTAAAATGCTTTTCTTATTTCCCACGATCGTGCTCGTGGCAACACTCTTTCGCTTGGCAATTACGGTAAGTTCGACGCGTTTAATTCTGCTGTATGGCGATCAGGGACTTGGCGTTGCGGGTGATGTGATTCGGGTCTTGGGCACAAGTGTGGTGCGCGAAGATTTCCTTGTTGGTATTACAATGTTTGCAATTATTGCAATTGCCAACGCACTTGTGATCGCTCGCGGCGCGGCACGAGTTGCTGAAGTGCAGGCACGCTTTGTGCTCGATGCCTTGCCGGGGAAACAACTTGCAATTGATGCCGATCTAAGAAGTGGATTGATCTCCAAGGAGGATGCATCAAGACGTCGACAAGCGCTGAATCAAGAATCGCAGTTTTATGGCTCGATGGATGGCAGTATGCGCTTTGTTCAAGGCGATGCGATTGCCACACTCGTGATTACTTTGCTCAATGCCTTTGGGGGCATGTTATTGGGGATGCAGCGCGGACTTAAATTTGATGAAGCGCTTAGTTCCTTTGGAATTCTAGCTGTAGGAGAAGGCCTTGTTAATATTTTACCAGCACTGTTAATGACTATCTCTACGGGATTTGTTGTTACGAAAATCAGCGATCAGGAAGATCTAGTCCGGGAGGGGAGTGCAGAGCAGCACGTCTTTAAAGTTTTCGATAATCGCTCACTACAAATTTCTGGATTTGCAGCGGTTATTTTTGGGTTACTCCCAGGTGTTCCACTCGTGCCCTTTTTTATCGTTGGCTTGACGTTATTATTTATGTCATTTCGTGCTGAGCGGGGCAGCCGAAGCGCTCAGCAGTATGGGACAAACTCAATGTTAATCGTCCCGCCAGCCACTACTAAACTCTTAGGCACTGAAGAACAGGGAGTTTTAGCGCTGCCACAACTAGCGTTAATAGGACTTAAGCTTGCTACTCCTTTTGCTCAGACCATTGATCTCGATCGCTTACGTTCAGATTGGTCGGAGACGCGTTTGCGTGTTGCCCATGAGCTCGGATTGAATTTGCCGGAAGTGGTTGTAGAGATCGTCAATCAAACTCAAACTGATTATCAAATTGCGGTACGTGAAGTCGTAGCCGACCGCGGGATTTTACCAAAACAGGCCCATTTTGTTGTTGCGCCATTACGCTTGGCGGACTCTTTGGCGCTCGAGATTGTGCCTGGGCCGGGTACCTTTAATCTCCCGCAGCTTGGATTTTGGACTAGAACTGGAGCAGATGCCTGTCAGCGATCTGGCGCAAAGGTTTTAGCCAGTGAGGGATTTTTGGCGGAGCAAATTGCTGCGGTAAGTTTAAATTATATTGATGAGTTGCTGACCCTTGATTATGTGCAGAAGAACATTGAACAAGAGAAACTGCGTAGCCCTAAGATGATTGAGGAATTATTTCTCAACTCAACAGTCAAAATTGCTGAAGTTACTGAAGTCTTACGTGCCCTGGTGAAAGAGCGGGTTAGTATTCGCGATCTGGGACAGATCTTAGAAGCCTTTACTGAGTTTGCAACACGCCATGACCGCCAAGAGTTAGGGTCGGAATATCTGTTTGCTGTAGTTGAGTTTATCCGTAAACGTTGCGCGCGGTCGATTGTTTCACCGCTCGTTAGTCAAGATGCAACACTACGTGCGTTTGTCTTAGCGCCGGAAGTTGAGGCTGAATTTCGCTCTGCCAAATTGCCAGGAGAAAGCCTGCCTGCGCTTGATCCGAGTGCCGCATTGAAATTGCGCAGGATTGCCGACGAGTTATTTGGCCCACCGTTACAAAGCGGAGCGTTGCCACTCGTGATTATTACTGCGCCTGACATCAGACGCCCAGTCTATGAATTTTTCCGTTCACAATTTCCAGGATCTGACACCTTTAGTGCAGTTTCGGAAGATGAGATTAGTTCCAGTAACCGTTTAGAAATAATCGGTTCATTAAGTATCGGTGATGAGTTATGA
- a CDS encoding FHA domain-containing protein, translating into MFALEIDFHDGVSEPETIFVRRQHAIIGSAEHAHVVLEGTQSEQFEIRLNRGIGAKFRVELLANNGSGAPRVDLDSEYEGTAEVMFGEIQLRITSLDIDLYIPEDADLEQARRNIFERALALPTPRFPCLAIFGASPVYVSFAEDQPILVGRSRKCALRLDAPDVSFEHTRIGIENDMFWVEDLASTNGTFISGQPVSGRQEVSPGDVVQIGAEFSIYLLKVETDLAKVQTTRSRPQSATQLKRFPCVLSISDQVLPHRYPLLHGMKVLLGRDPANDIWVGASHVSRAHAELMLTEDGSVQITDLSSNGTFVDEARLARGGATLLPKNLSVVDLGSGVSFYVAHTEEQEQAFLKLHSLEELPGAKETRRPRPRRPTKGSGTIVFRNEQPQNNQQLANAEQSLPQTQPQAEAFDALAQTLAGSTQLVDQALQQRAGRRASQTSLFNNAALEIRSEAQSLQQISGRLNELQLLQPSMTTRVMQFAVWFSLGVLIVIGLLFGISMLR; encoded by the coding sequence ATGTTTGCACTGGAAATCGATTTTCATGATGGCGTAAGTGAACCGGAGACAATCTTCGTACGTCGCCAGCATGCGATTATTGGTTCGGCAGAGCATGCTCATGTAGTGTTAGAAGGCACACAATCCGAGCAATTTGAAATCCGCTTAAATCGGGGGATTGGGGCAAAATTTAGAGTAGAATTATTAGCGAATAATGGTAGTGGGGCACCGCGCGTTGACCTTGATAGTGAGTATGAAGGGACTGCGGAAGTGATGTTTGGAGAAATTCAACTACGAATCACGAGCTTGGATATCGATCTGTATATTCCTGAGGATGCCGATCTCGAGCAAGCGCGTCGAAATATTTTTGAGCGGGCGCTAGCCTTGCCTACACCTAGATTTCCTTGCCTTGCAATTTTCGGTGCGAGCCCAGTTTATGTTTCCTTTGCAGAGGATCAGCCCATTTTAGTGGGACGCTCCCGCAAGTGTGCGCTACGCCTGGATGCTCCAGATGTTTCCTTCGAGCATACGCGAATTGGCATAGAAAATGACATGTTTTGGGTTGAAGATTTAGCAAGCACGAATGGCACCTTCATCTCAGGGCAGCCTGTCAGTGGCAGGCAGGAAGTTAGTCCGGGCGATGTAGTTCAAATCGGAGCAGAATTTAGTATTTATTTGCTAAAAGTCGAAACTGATTTAGCAAAGGTGCAAACAACCCGAAGCCGTCCGCAATCAGCTACGCAGCTCAAAAGATTTCCCTGCGTGCTGTCAATCTCAGATCAAGTTTTGCCGCATCGCTACCCCTTGTTACATGGCATGAAAGTTTTGCTTGGGCGAGATCCGGCAAATGACATTTGGGTTGGCGCATCACATGTTTCACGAGCACATGCCGAACTAATGCTGACAGAAGATGGTTCAGTGCAGATTACTGACTTAAGCAGCAATGGAACGTTTGTTGACGAAGCGCGCCTTGCTCGAGGTGGAGCGACATTATTACCGAAGAATTTAAGTGTAGTTGACCTGGGTAGTGGAGTTTCTTTTTACGTCGCGCACACGGAAGAGCAGGAACAGGCGTTTTTGAAGTTACATAGCCTCGAGGAGCTTCCGGGTGCAAAAGAAACACGGCGCCCGCGTCCGCGTAGACCAACTAAAGGCTCAGGAACAATAGTTTTTAGAAATGAGCAGCCGCAAAACAATCAGCAGTTGGCCAATGCCGAGCAGAGTTTACCGCAAACCCAGCCCCAGGCAGAAGCTTTTGACGCATTGGCACAGACCTTGGCAGGTTCAACTCAGCTTGTAGATCAAGCCCTGCAGCAGCGTGCTGGACGCCGCGCGTCGCAAACATCGTTATTTAATAACGCCGCATTGGAAATCCGCTCAGAAGCTCAATCCTTGCAGCAAATTTCTGGACGCTTAAATGAATTACAGCTGTTACAGCCAAGTATGACAACTAGAGTGATGCAGTTTGCAGTTTGGTTTTCACTCGGGGTTCTCATTGTAATTGGTTTATTATTTGGAATTTCGATGCTGAGATAA
- a CDS encoding zinc ribbon domain-containing protein, with protein sequence MGVNETELKMIRCPGCRALVSANATKCRMCGEELRSEAAAQEPPRQSEVSVPEQESKRSRIRQRTMTMAEEELHPVRGSGSRSAIDERKLEERSSDLERRSFDQRTVEDLDEFPINADLDAVEDRDFDLPDTKESLADRPKRPAWSISGFDESRPSKLKEIEDEDFSTLPQLSSDVEEQEEAWEEPGDADEIDEGEEEDLSAEISNQAATGERKRRRRRRRKKKPTQNLEQPGFGAAGASVQQFSNEQRAPEQPTYQRPQALPKDRELLQREQAAFYSRSEARINTLTEEPPMDEQTQAVTPLSKPDFSAAGALVGWFVNYEGNAFGISTEIRDGRFFISKERLKPTDMLIANDTISTPHCVVRASAAEGIKVQDMFSDQGTYVRRAGSDVFYKQSGSFTLEHGDWLRLGEYEVQVCLLQLGQKRR encoded by the coding sequence ATGGGAGTAAATGAAACAGAGTTGAAGATGATTCGCTGCCCGGGGTGCCGGGCGCTAGTTTCTGCAAATGCGACAAAGTGCCGGATGTGTGGAGAAGAATTGAGATCCGAAGCTGCCGCACAAGAGCCTCCGCGTCAGAGCGAAGTATCAGTCCCTGAACAGGAATCAAAACGCAGTCGTATTCGCCAACGCACAATGACCATGGCCGAGGAGGAATTGCATCCAGTGCGGGGAAGCGGCAGCCGTAGTGCCATTGATGAGCGTAAGCTTGAGGAGCGCAGTAGCGATCTTGAACGACGTAGTTTCGATCAACGCACTGTTGAGGATCTCGATGAATTCCCGATTAATGCAGATCTTGACGCAGTTGAGGATCGAGATTTTGATCTACCTGATACTAAAGAATCACTGGCGGATCGCCCCAAACGACCAGCTTGGAGTATTAGTGGCTTCGATGAGAGTAGACCGTCGAAACTAAAAGAAATCGAGGACGAGGATTTTTCCACTCTGCCGCAGCTCTCAAGTGACGTCGAGGAGCAAGAAGAAGCTTGGGAGGAGCCTGGTGACGCGGATGAAATTGACGAAGGCGAGGAGGAAGATCTCAGTGCGGAAATTTCAAATCAGGCTGCAACTGGAGAACGTAAGCGCAGGCGCCGCCGTCGACGCAAAAAGAAGCCAACACAAAACTTAGAACAGCCTGGTTTTGGCGCTGCAGGTGCAAGTGTTCAGCAATTTAGTAATGAGCAGCGCGCTCCCGAACAGCCAACCTATCAGCGACCTCAGGCATTGCCAAAAGATCGTGAGCTGCTGCAGCGCGAGCAAGCAGCCTTCTACAGTCGCAGTGAAGCTAGAATTAACACCTTAACCGAGGAACCTCCAATGGATGAGCAGACACAAGCAGTAACCCCACTTAGTAAGCCAGATTTTTCAGCTGCAGGCGCATTGGTTGGTTGGTTTGTAAATTATGAAGGCAACGCCTTTGGCATTTCAACAGAAATCCGTGACGGGCGGTTTTTTATCAGCAAGGAGCGGCTTAAGCCGACTGATATGTTGATTGCTAATGATACGATTTCCACTCCACATTGCGTGGTCAGGGCTTCAGCTGCAGAGGGAATTAAGGTGCAAGATATGTTTAGCGATCAGGGCACATACGTGCGCCGTGCTGGCAGCGATGTGTTTTATAAACAATCCGGGTCATTCACTTTGGAACATGGAGATTGGTTACGCTTAGGTGAATATGAAGTCCAAGTCTGTTTATTGCAGCTTGGGCAAAAACGGCGCTAA